AACTGTTCAGTGATGGGGCCTGCGACACCACCAAGGGGCACGGCGGCTGGGCCGCCATTCTGCGCTATGGCCAGAAGGAACTGGTGCTCAGCGGCAACGAGCGCGACACCACCAACAACCGTATGGAGATTCGCGGGTTGCTGGAGGGCCTGAAAACCCTCAAGCGGCCCTGCCAGGTGCGCGTCATTACCGACAGTCAGTACCTGCGCAAGGCCTTTACCGATGGCTGGATTCTGAACTGGCAACGCAACGGCTGGAAAACCGCCAGCAAAGAACCGGTAAAAAATCAGGACTTGTGGCTGGAACTGATCGCCCAGGCCCGCACGCACTCCCTGACCTTCGTGTGGGTCAAAGGACACGCCGGCCACGGCGAAAACGAGCGGGTGGATGAGCTGGCCGTGCAGGAACGTCTGAAACTGCGGAACTCGTGAGCCCTGATCAGCGATCCGGCATGTTGCGTTCTGCAACCAGGAAAGCATTCACCAGCTCATAAGAATCCCGATTGCCCTCAAAGTTAAATATCACGTCCAAGACGCCTTTTTCTGCTTCTGCCGTTTACGATGAGCAGCCATTCCATCCCTGTTGAGGCGGATTTGAACGCTCCTTATTCGACTCGCAGGTAGATGGCTTTCAGGTATTCGGCCTCAGGGAAGCTGGCGTGATGGTCGGGCGCGTGGCGACTGGTGCGCAGTTCACGCACGGAGCGTCCGGTGCGGCGGGCGGCGGTGCGCACAGCCTGGAAGAACTCGTCGGCGCTGACGTGGGCGCTGCACGAGGCGCTGATCAGGATTCCCCCCGGCGCCAGTTTACTGAGGCCGTCGGTGGCGAGTTTCGCGTAGGCACGAATGGCTCCTGCGCGTTCGCTTTCGCGGCGGGCCAGCGAGGGCGGGTCGAGGATCACCAAGTCGAACTGACGCGGGGTGGTCCCCAGCCAGTCGAACACGTCGGCCTGCACGGTTTCATGCCGGGCACGCAGGCCAGGATTTAACTGGAAGTTGCGCCGCGCTCCTTCCAGGGCGTGCGGGCTGATGTCCACGCTGACGACCTCGGTGGCGCCGCCACGGGCCGCGTACAGGCTGAACCCTCCGCTGAACGAGAAGGCGTTCAGGACGCGCCGGCCCGCCGCGAAGGTTTCGACCCGGCGGCGGTTCTCGCGCTGATCCAGAAAAAACCCGGTTTTCTGCCCCCGGCGCACGTCGGCCTCGAAGTGCAGGCCGGATTCCTTGAAGATGACCGGGCCATCAGGCACGTCTCCCAGCAGCACCGCGCCGTCCATCAGGGCCACCTTGGCCGCCTGTTCCTGAATGTTGCGGCTGAGGCGCAGCACCACTGCGAAGCCGGAAAAGCGCTCTGCCAGCAAGTCGAGCAGCAGCGGCAACACTGGGAACCACGCCGCCGTGTACACCTTCATGACCAGCACCTGCGCGTAGCGGTCGAGCACCAGGCCCGGAAACCCGTCCGATTCACCGTTGATCAGCCGGAAGCCGTTGGTGGCGTGATCCTCGGCCACCGCGCCGAACAGCGCCGCGCGGCGAGCCAGCGCACTGTCGAGCCGGGCAGCCCACCACGCCGTATCGATGTTGACCGGAGCCCCCGCGTGCAGCACCCGCACCCGCAGCGGCGACGCCGGGTCGTACAGGCCGATCGCCAGAAAACGGTCACGGCGGTCGTAGATGACGGCCAGTTCGCCCGCTTCGCCGGGGCGGTTCTGCTCGCGGACGCTCGATTCGTACACCCAAGGGTGACCGGCCCGGATATGCGACTCGGCGGCGTTCGTGACGCGCAGGCGCAGGCGGGACGAACCGGGGGCGGGCTGGGCGGGCAAATTCACAAGAAAACAGCATACCGCAGTTGTGCAGCGCCGCGCCCGGGAAAAGTCACGTTGGTCTGGGCAGCAGGGCGTGCAGCGCAGTTGATGCAGCGCAGGCCGCAAGCCATCTTTCCTCAGGCCATGACCGCTTTCCACGCACCGCGTACACTGTGACCATGACCGTTTCTTCTGCCGATGTGCTGAGCCAGGTGCAGCACAAGTCCGCGGTGGCCCTGGAGTTGCAGGGCATCACGAAGCGTTTTCCGCTGGTGCTGGCGAACGACAACATCAGCCTGAGCGTGAACTGGGGCAGTGTGCACGCGCTGTGCGGTGAAAACGGGGCCGGCAAAAGCACCCTGATGAAAATTGTCTATGGGGCGCAGCCGCCGACCAGCGGGCGGATCATCGTGGACGGCGAGAGCGTGGTGTTCAGCAGCCCGGCCGAGGCCATCGCGCGCGGCATCGGCATGGTGTTTCAGCACTTTCAACTGGTCGACACGCTGACTGTGACGGAAAATGTGATCCTGGGCGCCGAGCCGACCCAGGGCACCAGCATCAACTATGGCGCGGCGCGGCGGCGCGTGGCCGAATTGGTGAAACAGTTCAACTTCGACCTCGACCCGGACGCGCTGGTGGGCGACCTGCCGGTGGGCCGCCAGCAGAAGGTGGAAATCCTGAAGACGCTGTACCGCGGGGCACGCATTCTGATTCTGGACGAACCGACGGCGGTGCTGACGCCCAGCGAAACCGACGAACTGTTCGAGTTTCTCAAGGGACAGTATGCCGCGAGCGGCAATGCCGTGATCTTCATTTCTCACAAGTTGCACGAGGTGCTGCACATCTCGGACACCATCTCGGTGATCCGCGACGGCCGCATGATCGGCACCATTCCGGCGGCGGGCGCCACCACCGAGACGCTGGCGAAGATGATGGTGGGCCGCGACGTGAGCCTGAAGGTGGACAAGACCCCGGCCCACCCCACCGAGGTGGCGCTGGACGTGCAGAACCTGGTGGTGAAGGGCGAACACAAGAACGCGGTGGACGGCGTGAGTTTCCAGGTGCGCGCCGGCGAGATCGTGGGGATTGCCGGGGTCGAGGGCAACGGGCAGAGCGAACTGGTCGAGGCCATCACCGGCCTGAAAACCTACCAGGCGGGCCAGATCACCTACCTGGGCCGCCCGGCGCACGGGGTGCGGGGCGTGGAGGCGGCGGGCGTGTCGCACATTCCCGAAGACCGCAACGAGCGCGGCCTGGTGCTGGACATGAGCACTGCCGAGAACTACATCCTGGGCGAACACGATGACGCGCCTTATGCCGGCCGTTTCGGCTTCCTGAACCTCGACCTGATCGAGAAGACGGCCCGTGAGCTGTCCGAGGAGTACGACGTGAGGCCGCGCAGCACCTCGCTGCCGGCCGGCAACTACTCCGGCGGCAACGCACAGAAACTGATCGTGGCCCGTGAAATGCACCGCCGGCCCAGGATTCTGGTCGCCAGCCAGCCCACGCGCGGGGTGGACATCGGGGCCATCGAGTTTATTCACGGCAGCATCGTGAAAGCGCGCGACGAGGGCCTGGCGGTGCTGCTGATCAGCGCCGACCTGGGCGAGGTGATGAACCTCTCGGACCGCATTCTGGTGATGTACGAGGGCCGCATTGCCGGCGAGGTGGAAGCCGCGCAGGCCACCGAAACGCAGCTGGGCCTGATGATGACCGGCAGCGCTGCGCCCGCCTGAACCCCACACCCGACGCGGGTGTCTGGCTCCCCTGCCCGCGCCCAGATGGCAGGGCGCGGCTGTCGGACGGATGGTGCGAATTTCGTCTGTTCCGTCAACAAACCAGAACCTCACCGGTGGGTGAATTCCACGCCCGGAACCCGCCCCGCTCCCACTCGCTGTGCTCGGATTGAATCCCTTCGCCAGCGATTCAATTAGAGTCGATATGACATGAGTGTCCGGTCAACCGACGTTCACCCTTCTCAGTTTGCCGTGTCCGACTGTGTGTCATGCACACGTGCCGCAGGTGGTGTCCCAACGCGCATTTTGCAGGCTGTGTCAAACTAGGAGAAGCATGCGACATTCCTTAACTCTTGCGGTGACCCTGGCCCTCGCGGCCCCCGCCTACGCCCAGACGGCCCCGGCCACCACGCCGGCCCCGGTCGGAACCGCCAGCGCCGGAACCGTGCAGGACATCAGCATCGTGGGTTCCACCGACCTGCTCAGCGACCTGATCAAGTCCACCATCACCGTGCAACAGGGCACGCCGCTCTCCAGCGTGAACCTGCGCCAGGTCGAACAGGACGTGCTGGGCACCGGCTACTTCAAGTCCGCGATTGCCGAGCTGCGCACCGTGCAGGGGCGCGACACGCTGGTCATCACGGTGCAGACCAACCCGACCATCAGCGCGGTGGACGCCAGCGGGCTCAACTACCTGCCCGCCGACGCCTTCAAGAAAAGCATCAGCGACCTGCTGAACATCGCCCCCGGCGCGACCCTGAACACCCAGCGCATCGACCAGGCCAAAACGGCCCTGGCGCAAAACTACCAGCAGCAGGGCTTTCCGTTCGTGCCCAGCATCAGCAGCACCCTGAAGACCAACGCCGACGGCACGGTCACGGTGGCCTTCGTGGTCGACGAGACCGCACCCATCTCGCGGGTCGAAGTGAGCGGCGCGACGCTGCTGCCGCAGGCGACCATCACCAGCATCTTCAAACCGCTGTACGACAGCAAGAAATTCACCACCCAGGCCTTCTTTGCGGCCTCCGACGCCCTTCAGAAGGCCTACACCGACGCCGGGTACATCCAGGCCGGCATTGCGCCGGGCGGTGTGACGCTCGACAAGGGCGTCCTGAAAATCCAGGTGACCGAGGGTGTGGTGGCCGACATCGACACCTCGGCACTGGGAGAAGTGAAAAGCGCCCTGCAAACGCGCGTGGGCACCCCGGTGCGCCTGGCCACCCTGCAGGCCGACGTGCGCGCGCTGGCCAACGAGACCGGCCAACCGGTGGGGTTCGCGCTGCAACCCGACCAGAGCAACCCTGGCCGCCTGACCGTGTTCTTCGGCGCGGCGGAAGTGGAAAGCGGCCCCATCAAGACCATTCAGTTCGCCGGCAACACCCAGGTGCCCACCGCCACGCTGGCCGCCGCCCTCAAGACGAAAGTCGGGGACGTGTACTCGCCGCAACTGGCGCAGGACGACTTCGTGGCGCTGCGCGAGGCCTACCGCAAGGCCGGGTACGAGATCAGCACCCGCGACGCCGTGAGCTTCAAGGAAGGCGTGCTGACCTTCAACATCCGCGAAGTGCGCGTGGCCGGCTACGAACTGGCCTGGCAGGGCAACCACAAGACCAAAGACCATGTGATTCTGCGCGAACTTCCGGCCCCGGGTCGGCTCTTTAACCTGAACGAGATTCAGGAGGCGCTGGGCCGCGTGAGCCGCCTGGGCTTCGTGACCATCAGCAACACCTCGGCCAAGTCCAACGACGCGCAGAACCCCGAGAACATCACCTACGTCATTCAACTGGCCGACACTGGCAGCCGCTCGCCCAACCTGATGCTGGGCTACGACACCGTCAGCGGCTGGAACGGCAGCGCCGGCTACGAGGAAACGAACTTCCTGGGTCTGGGCCAGCGCCTGGGCCTGAACGTGACCGCGGGGCTGAACCAGGCCGGGCAGAACTTCTCCGGGGGCCTGAACTACACCATTCCGTGGCTGGACCTGAATTTCGGGGACTTCAAACGCCGGCGCACGTCCGCCAGCTTCAACCTGTACAGCACCGTGGGCGGCAACCAGACGCTGTACGACAACGTCACCGACTTGGCGGGCAAGGTCACCAAGGAAGACACCGGGCG
This DNA window, taken from Deinococcus fonticola, encodes the following:
- the rnhA gene encoding ribonuclease HI → MPPSPARPQHSASRDRLPIRAGIQPEKPIAGEVVELFSDGACDTTKGHGGWAAILRYGQKELVLSGNERDTTNNRMEIRGLLEGLKTLKRPCQVRVITDSQYLRKAFTDGWILNWQRNGWKTASKEPVKNQDLWLELIAQARTHSLTFVWVKGHAGHGENERVDELAVQERLKLRNS
- a CDS encoding 23S rRNA (cytosine(2499)-C(5))-methyltransferase; translation: MPAQPAPGSSRLRLRVTNAAESHIRAGHPWVYESSVREQNRPGEAGELAVIYDRRDRFLAIGLYDPASPLRVRVLHAGAPVNIDTAWWAARLDSALARRAALFGAVAEDHATNGFRLINGESDGFPGLVLDRYAQVLVMKVYTAAWFPVLPLLLDLLAERFSGFAVVLRLSRNIQEQAAKVALMDGAVLLGDVPDGPVIFKESGLHFEADVRRGQKTGFFLDQRENRRRVETFAAGRRVLNAFSFSGGFSLYAARGGATEVVSVDISPHALEGARRNFQLNPGLRARHETVQADVFDWLGTTPRQFDLVILDPPSLARRESERAGAIRAYAKLATDGLSKLAPGGILISASCSAHVSADEFFQAVRTAARRTGRSVRELRTSRHAPDHHASFPEAEYLKAIYLRVE
- a CDS encoding ABC transporter ATP-binding protein: MTVSSADVLSQVQHKSAVALELQGITKRFPLVLANDNISLSVNWGSVHALCGENGAGKSTLMKIVYGAQPPTSGRIIVDGESVVFSSPAEAIARGIGMVFQHFQLVDTLTVTENVILGAEPTQGTSINYGAARRRVAELVKQFNFDLDPDALVGDLPVGRQQKVEILKTLYRGARILILDEPTAVLTPSETDELFEFLKGQYAASGNAVIFISHKLHEVLHISDTISVIRDGRMIGTIPAAGATTETLAKMMVGRDVSLKVDKTPAHPTEVALDVQNLVVKGEHKNAVDGVSFQVRAGEIVGIAGVEGNGQSELVEAITGLKTYQAGQITYLGRPAHGVRGVEAAGVSHIPEDRNERGLVLDMSTAENYILGEHDDAPYAGRFGFLNLDLIEKTARELSEEYDVRPRSTSLPAGNYSGGNAQKLIVAREMHRRPRILVASQPTRGVDIGAIEFIHGSIVKARDEGLAVLLISADLGEVMNLSDRILVMYEGRIAGEVEAAQATETQLGLMMTGSAAPA
- a CDS encoding BamA/OMP85 family outer membrane protein; the encoded protein is MRHSLTLAVTLALAAPAYAQTAPATTPAPVGTASAGTVQDISIVGSTDLLSDLIKSTITVQQGTPLSSVNLRQVEQDVLGTGYFKSAIAELRTVQGRDTLVITVQTNPTISAVDASGLNYLPADAFKKSISDLLNIAPGATLNTQRIDQAKTALAQNYQQQGFPFVPSISSTLKTNADGTVTVAFVVDETAPISRVEVSGATLLPQATITSIFKPLYDSKKFTTQAFFAASDALQKAYTDAGYIQAGIAPGGVTLDKGVLKIQVTEGVVADIDTSALGEVKSALQTRVGTPVRLATLQADVRALANETGQPVGFALQPDQSNPGRLTVFFGAAEVESGPIKTIQFAGNTQVPTATLAAALKTKVGDVYSPQLAQDDFVALREAYRKAGYEISTRDAVSFKEGVLTFNIREVRVAGYELAWQGNHKTKDHVILRELPAPGRLFNLNEIQEALGRVSRLGFVTISNTSAKSNDAQNPENITYVIQLADTGSRSPNLMLGYDTVSGWNGSAGYEETNFLGLGQRLGLNVTAGLNQAGQNFSGGLNYTIPWLDLNFGDFKRRRTSASFNLYSTVGGNQTLYDNVTDLAGKVTKEDTGRDYTVRTTGLSVNLGRNITPNLSASVGAQINYKTYYLETIQSGETTTTSNEKAATLLPKENLTTRLESSLAYDSTDNQEFPGAGWRGNALAAYNFGRSGSTPLGWTDAELGASKYFGFGAKRKQEYGSDTYKNVFAARLNYGTSVGSMPEGTGYYIGGVNPAAPRELRGLNDGQLFGTSYVTSAVEYRHDFGLNAGFAQGLYGILWADAGGVWKPGGNFEGAYGLGAGVQLNLGIGGTRLPTLRFDYGWSPQRVDGNGNQQGARFMFKIGNFW